A stretch of DNA from Hydrogenophaga sp. SL48:
TCGCCGGTGCGACCGCTCAGGTAGAGGTCGTCGCCGGGCCGTGCCGCGTCGCGCCGCAGCGCCCGGCCCGGCAGCACCTCGCCGAACACGGTGATGCAGATGTTCAACGGACCGCGTGTGGTGTCACCGCCGACCAGCGGGCAGGCGTGGGCGTCGGCCAGGGACAGCAGACCGTCCGAGAAACCACGCAGCCAGGCCTCGTCGGCGTGCGGCAGGGCCAGCGCCAGGGTGAAGCCCAGCGGGCGCGCGCCCATCGCCGCCAGGTCGCTCAGGTTGACGGCAAGCGCCTTGTGGCCGAGGGCCTGCGGGTGAACGTCGGGAAAGAAGTGGCGCCCCTCGACCAGCATGTCGCTGGAGATGGCGAGCTGGTGGCCTGGGCTGGGGTTGAGCAGGGCGCAGTCGTCGCCGATGCCCAGGGCCACCGACGGCCCGCCGGCGGCGCGCTGGAAGTGGCGCCGGATCAGCTCGAATTCACCCACGGGAGCGACCCAGCGACGGGGTTCCCCCGTCGTTCCCGATGGCGTCGTCGCTCGCGTCGGGCGGTGGCTCGGTCTCGGCGCGCGGCGGCAGCAGGAAGCTCAGGGGTGCATGGCGCAGGCGGTGGCGGATGGCCGCGTAGATGCGGCCGCGGTGCGCGGCGTTGATGTTCTGCGCGCGCAGCGCGAGCCGGAACGCCAGGTAAAAACTCACCGCGAGGTTGAGCGGCCCGACGGCCGCCACGCCGGCCAAGGCCCACCAGAACGCGGGCTCGCGCCACACATCCGCGCCCAGCGCCATCGCCGCCGCGGCCACCTGACCGGCCGACAGGGTGACGTGGCGCACCTGCAGCCCCAGGCCGAAGAACCCGGCAAACGCCGGCACCAGACCGAGCATCAGGCCGAGCGAGATGTTGGCGGCCAGGCCCGAGATGTTGGCGCGCATGAAGGTGGCCCAGCGGTCGGCGCGGTCGCGGCCGAGCCAGCGGGTGTATCTGGGGTTGTGGCGCATGGCCGAGTCCAGCTGGTGGAACACGAACCAGTTCTCGACCCAGCCGGCGATGATGCTGGAGGCAAACAGCAGCACCCCGGTGAAGGCGGCGAACAGCACGGTGGGACCGAACAGGTTCAGGTCGTGCAGCACGTGGTGGGCCTTCTCGGCGCCGATCATGGACTCACCGGCGGACACGCTGAGCCCGGCGCTGATCAGCATGACCACGGGCACCACCAGGCCCACGTTGCCGAGAATCGCCGCGATCTGCGAGCGCAGCAGGTGGGCCACCTCGTCGACAAAGCGCCGCACCGCACCGGGCTGGCGGATCTCGCGCAGCTTGGCCACCATGGCCGGGGCCGTGACGGCCGGCTGCTTGGTCGCGACGGTCAGGTGCAGCAGCTGCACCAGCACGAAGAAGAAGGCGTAGTTGATGCCGGCGGCGAACCCGTCCCAGAAGGCCGAGAGGCCCAGCCCGACCAGCAGGAACTTGACCCAGGTGGTGAGCCCGATCAGGGCGCCGCCGCCGGCCGCCTTGCCCAGCATCTGTCGGTATTCGGCGGCGTCGCGGGTGATGTAGTGCTCGCCGCTTTCGGCGCTGCGCTCGGCCACCTTGGCGGCGGTGAGGTGCGAGCTGCTGGCGATCAGGGCCCGGATGCTGCGGTTGTCCTGGCCGACCTGCACCAGGTCGGCCACCAGGGCGGCGGTGGCGCGCTCGGTCTGTTCGGCCAGCATGCAGTCGAGCAATTGGCGGATGCGCAGGATGCGTTCGCTGAGCTGGCGCAGCCGGAACACGATGCCGACGGACACGCCGTGCGCTTCGAGGTGCGAGTACACCGTCTGGGCCGCCTCGCGGCAGGCCTCAAGCTGGGCGGAGAGCATGTCGGCGGCTGCGTGGGCGGCTTCGCTGCGCGCGCCCTGGGTGAGCACCGCCCGCCGCAGGTGCTCGAAATGCGCCGGCAGCGCGTGGAAATGGCGCTCGGCGAGCGCCTCCGGCGACATGCGGGTGCGGATTTCCGAGGCAAAACCGGTGGCACTGACCTGGCTGATGCTGAAGGTCAACGCGTCCAGCAAGGCGTCTTGCCAGTGGTTGGGGGCGGCCTCCGTTTCGGGGGGTGAGAGCAGCAGGGCGCGCAGGCGTTTCAGGGTGTCGGTGTCCAGCGCCTGGATCCAGCGCACGTCGAAGCGGTCGGGCAGCAGCAGGCCAAACAGTTCGCTCAGGTCGGTGGTCTCGGGCGTGCCGGGCAGCATCTTGCGGCGCAGGCGGTGGCCGAACTCGCTGAGGAAGGCGGTCCGCGGTGCAAAACCAAAGTCCGCCAGCAGCGGGGTGAGGTCCACGGTGTCGGTGAAGCGGTTCCACCATTGGCGCCAGCGGGTCAGCCATTCGGGTCGCGCCTGGGCTGCATCAAGCAGCAGCCGCACGCGGGCCACGCTGGTCTGCACGTCGTGGGCATCGCCGCGCACCCATCGCAGCAGGTCGATCAACCAGAGGTGGCGTTGCGCCAGCGGCGCGTCCGGGTCCAGGGAGTCCAGCAGGTGAACCAGATCCATGCGGTGGGTCACGGGCCGGGGGGTCAGTGGAGCACGCGCGGGGGCGCTTCGCCACCGAGACCGCCGTCGGCCACCAGCGCAAACGCCGGCACCTCGGCTTCAAAGCGTTCGCCGTCTTCGCCAACGCAGAAAAAGCTGCCGCGCATGCTGCCCGAGCGCGTGCTCAGGCGGGTGCCGCTGGTGTATTGAAACGACTCGCCCGGGCGCAGCAGTGGCTGGTTGCCGACCACCCCCAGGCCCTTGACCTCTTCGGTGTGGCCCCGTGCGTCTTCCACGATCCAGTGGCGCGAAATCAGCTGCGCCGTCACCTCGCCGGTGTTGGTGACCGTGATGGTGTAAGCGAAGGCGTACACATCCTCTTCAGGCATGGATTGCTCGCTGAGGTATTGCGGCTCGACCTCGCAGGTGAACTGGTGTTTCGACATGGGAGGCATGTTACCGCGACGCCGCATTTCTGCGCCGGCCTGCGAAAATGCGGCCTCCATTCCCCCGGTCATCCTTCCGACGCCCCACCATGAGCACCTACCGCATCGCCCCGTCCATCCTGTCCGCCGACTTCGCTCGCCTGGGCGAGGAAGTGAAAAACGTCATCGCCGCCGGCGCCGACTGGGTTCACTTTGACGTGATGGACAACCACTACGTGCCCAACCTGACCTTCGGGCCCATGGTCTGCCAGGCGCTGAAACCCCACGCCAAGAAACCCGACGGCATGCCGGTGCCGATCGACGTGCACCTGATGATCCAGCCGGTGGACGCGCTCGCGGGTGCCTTCATCGACGCCGGCGCCGACCTGGTGAGCTTTCACCCCGATGCGAGCGCCCATGTGCACCGCAGCGTGCAGGCGATCAAGGCCAGGGGCTGCAAGGCCGGCCTCACCTTCAACCCGGCCGAGCCGCTGGACGTGCTGGACTACCTGATCGACGACATCGACCTGATCCTGATCATGAGCGTCAACCCGGGGTTCGGTGGACAGAGCTTCATCGACTCCGCGCTGCGAAAGATCGAAGCCGCACGCAAACGCATCGAGGCCAGTGGCAAGGACATCCGCCTCGAAGTGGACGGCGGCATCAAGGCCGACAACATCCGCCGCGTGGCCGACGCGGGCGCCGACACCTTCGTGGCCGGCAGCGCGATTTTCGGCAAGCCGGACTACAAGAGCGTGATCGATGACATGCGCAAGGCGTTGGCCTGATGCTGGCTGGCATCAAGGCCGTCATCGTCGATCTCGACGGCACGATGGTCGATACCCTGGGCGACTTCGTGGTCGCGCTCAACCACACCCTGGACGACCTGCGCCTGCCGCCCGTGGACCGCGCCCTGGTCGAGCGCTCGGTGGGCAAGGGCTCCGAACACCTGGTGCGCACCGTGCTGGAGCACCAGCTGGCGCTGCCCGAGGTGGCGGCGTCGGGTGCCATGGCGCTGGGCTGGCCGCGCGACCAGGTGAGCGAGCTGGCGCTGGAACGCTACCAGCACCACTACCTGTTCATCAACGGCCAACATTCGGCCGTGTACCCCGGGGTGCTGGCGGGGCTGCAACAACTTCAGGCATCGGGCCTGCCCATGGCCTGCCTGACCAACAAGCCGCTGGCGTTTGCGCGGGCGCTGCTCGACCTCAAAGGCCTGAGCGGGTTCTTCCAGCAGGTGTTCGGTGGCGACAGCTTCGAGCGCAAGAAACCCGACCCGCTGCCGCTGCTGAAAACCTGCGAGGCACTGGGCACGCTGCCTGCGCAGACGCTGATGGTGGGTGACTCACAGAACGACGGCATGGCCGCGCGTGCGGCGGGCTGTCCGGTGGTGCTGGTCACCTATGGCTACAACCACGGCGACCCGATCGCCAACGCACCGCACGATCTGCTGCTGGATTCGCTGGCCGACCTGTCACCAGCACTGGATCAGATTGGCGAGCAACCGCTCACTTCTTGATCCCCAGCAGAGCGTCCTTGAGCAGCCAGTCGGCCGGCTTCGGGCCGAGCCAGATGCGCATGAGTGCGTTGAAGAACTCGGGCTCCTTGAACGGCTCACCTTCCACCTGGCCCTTGATGGTGAGCACCGTGCCCGTGCCCGGCACCCAGTCGATCAAGAAGGTCTCGCCGGTCTTGAGCACCTTGTGGTTGCTGAACACCTGGCTCATGCGCAGCACGCCGGGGATGAGTTTGGAGAAGGCGCTTCGCTCCATGTTGTCTTCCATGCCCCGGGAGAACAGCTTGCCGAGTTCGGTCGAGTCGATGTCACGCAGCATGGTGATGGTCATGCGTTTGGGGCCGGGGGCGGTCAGCACCGCTTCCGGCGTGTCGGCTTTGGCGCTCAGGTACAGGCCGGCGGTGTACACCTTGAACACCGCCTTGTAGCGCACGCCGGCCCCGTTGAGCTGCAAGGGGGCGTTGTTGACGGTGATCCGGTCCTCCAGTTTGACGCCGGCCACGTCGACGGTGGCGGCGTTCGCCGGGCCCTGTGCCAGCCCCAGGGCCCATGCCAGGGCCATCGTGGCGGCGAACCGGGAGGGAAGCAGCTGGGTGTGGGTCTTCATGGCAGGGCCTCGGGCCGGTGGCGGCAAAGGTGGAAGAAAATAGAACGGTCGTTCGAAAATGCAGATTCTGACCTGCCGTGCGGTGTCCCACAACAGGGTTCAACCGTAGAACCAAAGCGTGCAGTGGGCGGGTGACCGGTTTTTCCCGCCGGCTTTGCTACACTTTGGCCCCATGTTCATCCCACGCACATCCTTCACAGGTGGTCTGCCGAGCCGCAATGGCCGGGGAGCCTGGCCCTGGCGCAAGCCAGCGTAAACGTGCACTCCCCCCGGGGTGCGCGGACCCCGGCCCGCCCCAGGCGATCCCCGTCCGCGCCACCCCAGCCCCCGAACCCGGCAGCGCGCCTGACCGGGCACCCCAGAAAAACGGTTTCGCCCGCTGCGGCGCAGCAAGAGGCCGATGGAGCGTCTGAACATGATCACCGAACTCGAATTCAAGAGCCTGGCCAGCCAGGGCTACAACCGCATCCCGCTGATGGCCGAGGCCTTCGCGGACCTCGAAACCCCGCTCTCGCTGTACCTGAAGCTCGCCCACGGGCGCGGTGACGGCAAACACAGCTTCCTGCTCGAATCCGTCGTCGGCGGCGAGCGCTTCGGCCGCTACAGCTTCATCGGCCTGCCCGCGCGCACGCTGCTGCGCGCCAGCGGCTTCGGCGCCGAAGCCCACACCGAGGTGGTGCGTGACGGCGTGGTGGTCGAGACGAACCACGGCAACCCGCTGGACTTCATCGCCGCCTACCAGCAGCGCTTCAAGGTCGCGCTGCGGCCCGGCCTGCCGCGGTTTTGTGGCGGCCTGGCCGGTTATTTCGGTTATGACGCGGTGCGCTACATCGAGAAGAAGCTCGAAAACACCTGTCCGCCCGACACCCTGGGTTGCCCCGACATCCTGCTGCTGCAGTGCGAGGAGCTGGCCGTCATCGACAACCTTTCGGGCAAGCTCTACCTGATCGTCTACGCCGATCCAGCCCAGCCCGAGGCCTACGCCAACGCCAAGAAGCGGGTGCGCGAGCTGAAAGAGGCGCTGAAGTATTCGGTGAGCGCGCCGGTGGTCAAGCCCAGCCAGAGCTACCCGGCCGAGCGGGACTTCGCCAAGGCCGACTACATCGCCGCGGTGGAGCGCGCCAAGGAGCTGATCGCCGGCGGCGACTTCATGCAGGTGCAGGTGGGCCAGCGCATCAAGAAGCGCTACACCGAAAGCCCGCTGAGCCTGTACCGCGCGCTGCGTTCGCTGAACCCCAGCCCCTACATGTATTACTACCACTTCGGCGACTTCCATGTGGTGGGCGCGTCGCCCGAGATCCTGGTGCGCCAGGAGCAGGTCGACGGGGGACAGAAAGTCATCATCCGGCCGCTCGCCGGCACACGCCCGCGCGGCGCCACGCCCGAGAAGGACAAGGCGACCGAGATCGAACTGGTGAACGATCCGAAAGAGCGCGCCGAACACGTGATGCTGATCGACCTGGCACGCAACGACATCGGCCGCATCGCGAAAATCGGCAGCGTCAAGGTGACCGAGGCCTTCGCGGTGGAACGCTACAGCCATGTGATGCACATCGTGAGCAACGTCGAAGGCACACTGGTGGACGGCATGACCAACATGGACGTGCTGAAAGCCACCTTCCCGGCCGGCACGCTGACCGGCGCGCCCAAGGTGCACGCGATGGAGCTGATCGACCAGCTCGAACCCACCAAACGCGGCCTCTACGGCGGCGCCTGTGGCTACCTCAGCTACGCCGGTGACATGGACGTGGCGATCGCCATCCGCACCGGCATCATCAAGGACCAGATGCTCTACGTGCAGGCGGCCGCGGGGGTCGTGGCCGACTCCATTCCCGAGATGGAGTGGAGGGAAACCGAACACAAAGCCCGCGCGTTGCTGCGTGCGGCGGAGCTGGTGGAAGAAGGGCTGGAGTAAACGTCATGAGCAACAAAATCCAACACATGAACGACGCCGGGCCGCCCCAAGGCGTTCAAGCCCCCTTGGGGGGCAGCGGACCTCGCGCAGCGGGGGAGCGTGGGGGCGTCAAGTTGTTGATGGTCGACAACTACGACTCTTTCACCTACAACATCGTGCAGTACTTCGGTGAACTCGGCGCCGACGTGACCGTGGTCCGCAACGATGAGATCTCTGTCGACGAGATCCAGCGCCGTGTGGACGCGGGGCAGGTGGACCGTCTGGTGATTTCGCCCGGCCCTTGCTCGCCGGCAGAAGCCGGCATCTCGGTGGCGGCCATCCAGCACTTCGCGGGCAAGCTGCCCATCCTCGGCGTGTGCCTGGGCCACCAGGCCATCGGCGCGGCCTTCGGCGGCAAGATCATCCGTGCGCAGGAGCTCATGCACGGCAAGACCAGCGTCATCACCACCACGCAGGAAGGCGTGTTCGCCGATCTGCCCGAGCAGTTCACGGTCAACCGATACCACTCGCTGGCCATTCAGCGCGAGTCTTGCCCCGACTGCCTGAAGGTCACCGCCTGGACGCCCGACGGCGAGATCATGGGCGTGAAGCACAAGACCCTGGCGATTGAGGGCGTGCAGTTCCACCCCGAGAGCATCCTCACCGAGCACGGGCACGCGATGCTGAAGAATTTCCTGGAGCAGACCGCATGAAGACCATTGATCTGCGCAGCGACACCGTCACACAGCCGACCGAGGCGATGCGCGCGGCCATGATGGCCGCGCCCCTGGGCGACGACGTGTTCGGCGACGACCCGACGGTCAACGCGCTGCAGGACCGCATCGCGGCCCTCACCGGCAAAGAGGCCGCGCTGTTCATGCCCTCGGGGACTCAGAGCAACCTCTGCGGCATCCTGGCGCACTGTGGCCGGGGCGACGAGTACATCGTGGGCCAACTGGCCCACACCTACCGCTACGAAGGCGGTGGCGCGGCGGTGTTCGGCAGTGTGCAGCCGCAGCCGCTGGTGCAGGACGCACAGGGTCGCATGGCGCTGTCGGACATCGCCGCAGCCATCAAGCCGGACGATCCGCACTTCGCCCGCACCCGTCTGCTGTGCCTGGAGAACACCTGGAACGGCCATGTGATGCCCGATGAGTACCTGCGGGACGCCACGGCGCTGGCGCGCGAACACGGGCTGGCCACGCACCTGGATGGCGCTCGGGTGTTCAATGCGGCGGTCGCCTCGGCCTCGGCAGGGCAGGGCACCTTCGACCGCCTGCGCGAGATCGCCGACCAGTTCGACAGCCTCTCGGTCTGTTTCAGCAAGGGCCTGGGCGCGCCGGTGGGCTCCGCGCTGTGTGGTTCGCAGGAGCTGATCCAGAGCGCCCGCCGCCTTCGCAAGATGGCCGGTGGCGGGTTGCGCCAGGCGGGGCTGCTGGCTGCCTGCGCACTGCACGCACTGGACCAGCACGTGGACCGGCTCGCCGATGACCATGCCAATGCGCGACGGCTCGCGGAAGGCCTTCAAGGCATCGAGGGTCTGGCGGTTCGCTCGGCGCAGACCAACATCGTGTTCGTCGATGTCGCCGAAGGCCGTGGGCCGGCGTTGCTGGACTTCCTGAGAGCCCACGGCGTGCTGGCCACAGGCCTGATCGGCCTGCGCTTCGTGACCCACCTCGATGTGGACACGGCGGGCATTGATCACGCCATCGCCACCGTGCGCCGCTTCTTCGCCGAGGCCCCCGCAGCGCCGGCCAGCGCCTCGCGCACCGGTCCGTACTGAACACTCGACAGGAGCGCACCGTGCCAGACACCCCGCAACTCCTGGTGTTCATCGCGGCAGGCTGCCTGCTCAACCTCACGCCCGGCCCCGATGTGCTCTACATCGTGAGCAACGCGCTCAAGAGCGGCGTGCGCGCCGGCATCGTGGCCGCGCTGGGCATCGTCAGCGGCTGCTTCGTTCACGTGTTCGCGGCGGCGCTCGGTGTGAGCGCGCTGCTCGCCACCTCGGCCACCGCCTTCACCGTGCTCAAGTGGATCGGCGCCGCCTACCTGGTGTGGATGGGCATCAAGTTGCTGCTGGCCAAGGGCGGTTCGTCGGTGGTGCCAGCCGATGCCACTCAGATCAAAGTCCCAACCGACCTTCGGCGCATCTACCGGCGCGGTTTCTTCACCAACGTGCTCAACCCCAAGGTCGCGCTGTTTTTCCTGGCCTTCGTGCCGCAGTTCATCGCGCCCGGCACCGAAGACAAGGTGACGGCCTTCCTGCTGCTGGGCCTGCTGTTCAACCTCAACTCGTTGCCGATCAACTTCGGTTACGCCTGGCTCGCCGGCTGGGCCGCCGGCCGTGTGAGCGCCGTGCAGCGCACCATGCACTGGATGGACCGCGCCGCCGGCGCGATGTTCGTCGGCTTTGGCCTGAAGCTGGCCCTGTCGGACAATCCTTCTCGCTGACCCCTGGAGACACCCATGCCCCACACCCACAAGATTACCCCGCAGGAAGCACTGCAGCGGACCATCGAACACCGCGAAATCTTCCATGACGAGATGCTGCACCTGATGCGCCTGATCATGAGCGGCGAGATGTCGCCGGTGATGATGGCGGCCCTCATCACCGGCCTGCGCGTGAAGAAGGAAACCATCGGCGAGATCACCGCCGCCGCGCAGGTGATGCGCGAGTTCTCCACCAAGGTGAACGTGGCCGACAAGACGCACCTGGTGGACATCGTGGGCACCGGTGGCGACGGCTCGCACACCTTCAACATCTCCACCTGCTCCATGTTTGTTGCGGCTGCGGCGGGCGCCAAGGTCAGCAAGCACGGCGGGCGCAGCGTGTCCAGCAAGAGCGGCAGCGCCGACGTGCTGGAGAGCCTGGGCGTCAACATCAATCTCTCCCCCGGGCAGATCTCGCGTTGCATCGAACAGGTGGGCGTGGGCTTCATGTTCGCGCCGAACCACCACCCGGCCATGAAGAACGTGGCGCCGGTGCGCCGCGAGCTGGGCATGAAGACCATCTTCAACATCCTGGGGCCGCTCACCAACCCGGCCTCGGCGCCCAACATCCTGATGGGCGTGTTCCACCCCGATCTGGTGGGCATCCAGGTGCGCGCGCTGCAGCGCCTGGGGGCCGAACACGCCGTGGTGGTCTATGGTCGCGACGGCATGGACGAGGTGTCGCTCGGCGCGGGAACCATGGTGGGCGAGTTGAAGCAAGGCGAGATCACCGAATACGAGGTGCATCCGGAAGACTTCGGCATGACCATGGCCAGCAGCCGCACCTTGCGGGTGGAGACGCCCGAGGACTCCAAGGCGATGCTGATGGGCGTGTTGGGCAACAGCGATGACCCGGCCCTCAAGGCCGCGAAAGACATCGTGGCGCTCAACGCCGGTGTGGCGCTGTACGCCGCCAACGTGGCCGCGGACATCAAGGAGGGCATCGCGCTGGCACGCCGCGCCATCGAGTCCGGTGCCGCCGCCCAGAAGCTGCGCGAGCTGACCGATTTCACCCAGACCGCCACGGCCAGCACCGGCCCCTGAGACCCGCCATGCCTGTCTGGCTGCAAAACGAAGGCGCCTGGATTGCCATCGGCATCTCGTTGCTGTTCATCGTGGCCGGTGTGTTGATGCACCGCGTTATCAAGAAGGTGCTGCAAGCGCCACCACCCCAGGAAAACAAAAGATCATGAGCGACATCCTGAACAAGATCGTGGCCGTCAAGCACGAAGAGATCGCCGCGGCCCAGCGCAAGAAGCCGCTCGACATGGTGCGTTTCGATGCCGAAAGCCGTGTGCTCACGCGCGACTTCGAAGGCGCCTTGCGGAAAAAAAATGCCGCCGGTCAGGCCGCGGTGATCGCCGAGATCAAGAAAGCGAGCCCGAGCAAGGGTGTGCTGCGCGCAGAATTCATCCCGGCCGACATCGCCCAGAGCTACGCCGAAGGTGATGGCAAGGTCAGCGCGGCCTGCCTGTCGGTGCTGACCGACAAGCAGTTCTTCCAGGGCAGTTCGGACTACCTGAAGCAGGCCCGCGCCAGTTGCGACCTGCCGGTGCTGCGCAAGGACTTCATGGTGGACCCCTACCAGGTGTACGAAGCCCGATCCATGGGGGCCGACGCAATCCTGCTGATTGCCGCCTGTCTGGACGACGTGCAGATGGCCGATCTGGAAGCGCTGGCGCTGGGCCTGAACATGGCGGTGCTGGTCGAGGTGCACGACCGTGCCGAACTGCAGCGTGCGTTGAAGCTCAAGACGCCGCTGCTCGGCATCAACAACCGCAACCTGCGAACGTTTGAGGTGACGCTGCAGACCACGCTGGACATGCTTTCCGACGTACCGGCCGACCGCCTGCTGGTCACCGAGTCGGGCATTCTGGGCCGTGACGACGTCACGAAGATGCGTGCTGCGGGCGTGCACGCCTTCCTGGTGGGCGAGGCTTTCATGCGCGCGCCTGAGCCCGGGTTGGCGTTGGCCGAGTTGTTTGCCTGAGTGGCCGTGACACAGGCCGCTTTTGACTGGGATGCGGCCGCGCCGCTGGCGGGTGTCGATCGGCTCCGGCACGCAGACCCGGGCACATGGGCGGCCGATCCGGGCTGGGCCGATGTGCTCGCTGATTTCTGGTGCTCCGAGGCTGGGCGGGCGCTCGTGGTGTTTTTGCGCCAACGCTTGAATCAGGGTGCCGTGGTGTATCCACCACAACCGCTCCGGGGGCTGGAACTGACGGCCCCGGAGGAGGTTCGGGTGGTGATCCTGGGGCAGGACCCCTACCACGGCCCCGGGCAGGCCGAGGGTCTCGCGTTTTCGGTCGCGGCGGGGGTCAAGGTGCCGCCGAGCCTGCGCAACATCTTCAAAGAGCAACGGCGCGACCTGGGCCTGCCGGCGCCAGGGAGCGGCTCGCTGGTTGGCTGGGCGCGCCAGGGGGTGCTGTTGCTCAATACCTGTCTGACCGTGGAGGATGGACGGCCCGCCAGCCACGCTGGTCAAGGTTGGGAGGTGCTCACTGACGCCGTGATCCGCCGCTGCAGCGGATTCGGTCTGCCCAAGGTCTTCATGCTCTGGGGTGCTCATGCGCAGAAGAAGGCGCAGGACATCGACCGCGGGCGCCACCTCGTGTTGTGTTCCAACCACCCGTCGCCCTTGTCGGCGAGTCGCGGCCCTGTCCCGTTCCTGGGTTGTGGCCACTTTGGCGAGGCCAATCGCTGGTTGCGTGCCGGGGGCTTGCCTGAAGTCGCTTGGCAGTCAGCGGAGGAAGCTGACATCGCGGCAAAAACCGTGGCATAATGTTGGGCTGCATTACGGAGGGGTGGCCGAGTGGTTAAAGGCAGCAGACTGTAAATCTGCCCGCTAACGCGTACGCTGGTTCGAATCCAGCCCCCTCCACCAGCAGCCTTTTTGATGTGCGAGCGATTGGAATCAAAGCGCTCTGAATGTTTCGGGTTGTTCCGAAAGGGTTCGGGCGGGAGTAGTTCAATGGTAGAACTCCAGCCTTCCAAGCTGATCACGCGGGTTCGATTCCCGTCTCCCGCTCCATGTTTGTGGGTTGTGATGTCCGTCCTTGGGGCGGCGATGAGATTTTCTGGGGTGTCTGATCCTTGATCAGGTGTCTTGGCCCTTGTGGCTCAGTGGTAGAGCACTCCCTTGGTAAGGGAGAGGTCGCGGGTCCGATTCCCGCCAAGGGCACCATATTTGTTCTGGTGTTTCGGCAATTTTGATTTTGGAGCTGAAAAATGGCAAAAGAGAAATTTGAGCGGACCAAGCCGCACGTGAACGTGGGCACCATTGGCCACGTGGATCATGG
This window harbors:
- the apaG gene encoding Co2+/Mg2+ efflux protein ApaG, coding for MSKHQFTCEVEPQYLSEQSMPEEDVYAFAYTITVTNTGEVTAQLISRHWIVEDARGHTEEVKGLGVVGNQPLLRPGESFQYTSGTRLSTRSGSMRGSFFCVGEDGERFEAEVPAFALVADGGLGGEAPPRVLH
- a CDS encoding anthranilate synthase component II, whose amino-acid sequence is MVDNYDSFTYNIVQYFGELGADVTVVRNDEISVDEIQRRVDAGQVDRLVISPGPCSPAEAGISVAAIQHFAGKLPILGVCLGHQAIGAAFGGKIIRAQELMHGKTSVITTTQEGVFADLPEQFTVNRYHSLAIQRESCPDCLKVTAWTPDGEIMGVKHKTLAIEGVQFHPESILTEHGHAMLKNFLEQTA
- the trpE gene encoding anthranilate synthase component I gives rise to the protein MITELEFKSLASQGYNRIPLMAEAFADLETPLSLYLKLAHGRGDGKHSFLLESVVGGERFGRYSFIGLPARTLLRASGFGAEAHTEVVRDGVVVETNHGNPLDFIAAYQQRFKVALRPGLPRFCGGLAGYFGYDAVRYIEKKLENTCPPDTLGCPDILLLQCEELAVIDNLSGKLYLIVYADPAQPEAYANAKKRVRELKEALKYSVSAPVVKPSQSYPAERDFAKADYIAAVERAKELIAGGDFMQVQVGQRIKKRYTESPLSLYRALRSLNPSPYMYYYHFGDFHVVGASPEILVRQEQVDGGQKVIIRPLAGTRPRGATPEKDKATEIELVNDPKERAEHVMLIDLARNDIGRIAKIGSVKVTEAFAVERYSHVMHIVSNVEGTLVDGMTNMDVLKATFPAGTLTGAPKVHAMELIDQLEPTKRGLYGGACGYLSYAGDMDVAIAIRTGIIKDQMLYVQAAAGVVADSIPEMEWRETEHKARALLRAAELVEEGLE
- the rpe gene encoding ribulose-phosphate 3-epimerase, with translation MSTYRIAPSILSADFARLGEEVKNVIAAGADWVHFDVMDNHYVPNLTFGPMVCQALKPHAKKPDGMPVPIDVHLMIQPVDALAGAFIDAGADLVSFHPDASAHVHRSVQAIKARGCKAGLTFNPAEPLDVLDYLIDDIDLILIMSVNPGFGGQSFIDSALRKIEAARKRIEASGKDIRLEVDGGIKADNIRRVADAGADTFVAGSAIFGKPDYKSVIDDMRKALA
- the gph gene encoding phosphoglycolate phosphatase (PGP is an essential enzyme in the glycolate salvage pathway in higher organisms (photorespiration in plants). Phosphoglycolate results from the oxidase activity of RubisCO in the Calvin cycle when concentrations of carbon dioxide are low relative to oxygen. This enzyme is a member of the Haloacid Dehalogenase (HAD) superfamily of aspartate-nucleophile hydrolase enzymes (PF00702).), with amino-acid sequence MLAGIKAVIVDLDGTMVDTLGDFVVALNHTLDDLRLPPVDRALVERSVGKGSEHLVRTVLEHQLALPEVAASGAMALGWPRDQVSELALERYQHHYLFINGQHSAVYPGVLAGLQQLQASGLPMACLTNKPLAFARALLDLKGLSGFFQQVFGGDSFERKKPDPLPLLKTCEALGTLPAQTLMVGDSQNDGMAARAAGCPVVLVTYGYNHGDPIANAPHDLLLDSLADLSPALDQIGEQPLTS
- a CDS encoding site-specific recombinase — protein: MDLVHLLDSLDPDAPLAQRHLWLIDLLRWVRGDAHDVQTSVARVRLLLDAAQARPEWLTRWRQWWNRFTDTVDLTPLLADFGFAPRTAFLSEFGHRLRRKMLPGTPETTDLSELFGLLLPDRFDVRWIQALDTDTLKRLRALLLSPPETEAAPNHWQDALLDALTFSISQVSATGFASEIRTRMSPEALAERHFHALPAHFEHLRRAVLTQGARSEAAHAAADMLSAQLEACREAAQTVYSHLEAHGVSVGIVFRLRQLSERILRIRQLLDCMLAEQTERATAALVADLVQVGQDNRSIRALIASSSHLTAAKVAERSAESGEHYITRDAAEYRQMLGKAAGGGALIGLTTWVKFLLVGLGLSAFWDGFAAGINYAFFFVLVQLLHLTVATKQPAVTAPAMVAKLREIRQPGAVRRFVDEVAHLLRSQIAAILGNVGLVVPVVMLISAGLSVSAGESMIGAEKAHHVLHDLNLFGPTVLFAAFTGVLLFASSIIAGWVENWFVFHQLDSAMRHNPRYTRWLGRDRADRWATFMRANISGLAANISLGLMLGLVPAFAGFFGLGLQVRHVTLSAGQVAAAAMALGADVWREPAFWWALAGVAAVGPLNLAVSFYLAFRLALRAQNINAAHRGRIYAAIRHRLRHAPLSFLLPPRAETEPPPDASDDAIGNDGGTPSLGRSRG
- a CDS encoding chalcone isomerase family protein — encoded protein: MKTHTQLLPSRFAATMALAWALGLAQGPANAATVDVAGVKLEDRITVNNAPLQLNGAGVRYKAVFKVYTAGLYLSAKADTPEAVLTAPGPKRMTITMLRDIDSTELGKLFSRGMEDNMERSAFSKLIPGVLRMSQVFSNHKVLKTGETFLIDWVPGTGTVLTIKGQVEGEPFKEPEFFNALMRIWLGPKPADWLLKDALLGIKK